In the genome of Nitrospirota bacterium, the window CACTACGCTCACGGTTCAATTGATCGCGTTTCGAATTTTTGATTATGCGCTCCTGTTCGTTGGCATCGGATTTTTCATTTATTTTCTGTCTCAGAAAGACAAGATCAAGTTTTTTGGTCTATCTATTCTGGGTCTCGGACTTATCTTTCTCGGAATTAAAGTCATGATTATTGGAATGGGGACCTTAAATGAGCAGATCTGGGTCAGACAAATGCTCGTTCTGGTCAATCATTACCCTCTGCTTGGAATCGTTCTCGGCGCTCTCTTTTCATCTCTTTTAAACAGCAGTACAGCCGCCATCGGCATTTTTCTCGCCGCCGCAACTCAAAATATGCTTGATATCAATTCTGCCATTCCGCTTATTCTCGGGGCGAATATCGGCACCTGTTCCACCGTCCTGATTTCCAGCATCGGAAGCTCGGTTGAAGGTCGTCGAATTGCCATGTCTCATTTTCTGATCAAGCTGATTG includes:
- a CDS encoding Na/Pi cotransporter family protein; this encodes MNFEMLTSLFGGAGLLLFGLRTISDSLDNLAGARFRSYLAWVSQNRLFGLGTGALISSLLQSSSAATLLLIGLARAGIVTLNQSIYIILGSDVGTTLTVQLIAFRIFDYALLFVGIGFFIYFLSQKDKIKFFGLSILGLGLIFLGIKVMIIGMGTLNEQIWVRQMLVLVNHYPLLGIVLGALFSSLLNSSTAAIGIFLAAATQNMLDINSAIPLILGANIGTCSTVLISSIGSSVEGRRIAMSHFLIKLIGVVLFLPFLYPFESLMILSSPYTGRRIANAHTFFNVAVAI